The following are encoded in a window of Brevibacillus ruminantium genomic DNA:
- the modA gene encoding molybdate ABC transporter substrate-binding protein gives MFLSLYKRTGFFTLLLASLLMAVVGCSPQAAQPPAAEPAPQQAQTPASEIELMVSAAASLTDALNEIKPLFEQQHQGVKLTYILGSSGKLATQIEQGAPSDLFLSASKKDMDTLEEKQLILKESRSDFTKNELVLVVGKDSPLSVSSFEELGSDSIKHLAVGQPDSVPAGRYAKEALEHLKLWEPVSAKLVFGSDVRQVLTFVESGNAEAGIVYGSDAATSEKVKVVATANADWHKPIVYPGAVIASSQHQDVAQAFLSFLLSDQGKEILQKYGFR, from the coding sequence ATGTTTTTGTCACTGTACAAGCGTACTGGTTTTTTCACTCTGCTGCTGGCTTCTCTGCTGATGGCCGTCGTTGGTTGTTCACCGCAAGCAGCCCAGCCGCCAGCCGCGGAGCCTGCACCACAACAAGCACAAACTCCCGCTTCCGAGATTGAACTGATGGTATCGGCAGCAGCAAGCCTGACGGATGCCTTAAACGAGATCAAACCACTGTTTGAACAACAGCATCAAGGTGTCAAGCTTACATATATTTTGGGCAGCTCCGGCAAGCTCGCTACCCAGATCGAGCAGGGTGCCCCCTCTGATCTCTTTTTGTCCGCCAGCAAGAAGGACATGGACACACTGGAAGAGAAACAATTGATTCTGAAAGAGTCGCGCTCCGATTTTACCAAAAACGAACTGGTTCTCGTCGTTGGCAAAGATAGCCCGTTATCCGTATCCTCGTTCGAAGAGCTTGGCAGCGACAGCATCAAACATCTGGCTGTGGGTCAACCGGACAGTGTACCTGCCGGACGCTATGCGAAGGAAGCGCTGGAGCATTTGAAGCTGTGGGAACCTGTAAGCGCGAAACTGGTATTTGGCAGTGATGTCAGACAAGTGCTTACCTTCGTTGAATCAGGCAATGCTGAGGCGGGGATCGTCTACGGAAGCGACGCTGCCACCTCCGAAAAAGTAAAAGTTGTAGCTACAGCCAATGCTGACTGGCACAAACCGATTGTCTATCCGGGCGCGGTGATTGCCTCGTCGCAGCATCAGGATGTGGCTCAAGCATTCCTGTCCTTTTTGCTCAGTGATCAAGGAAAAGAAATCCTGCAAAAATACGGTTTTCGCTAA
- a CDS encoding YlbG family protein, producing the protein MRERRLGLAVWVKNPSAAKNLRKFGTIHYISKRLNYVSMYVDAEQFDETIKIMERLHFVTKIERSHRHEIPIEYNNAKPDKAKEYDYKQEKHQLMAITDSLLGDNELQPAGITN; encoded by the coding sequence ATGAGAGAACGTCGTCTGGGTCTTGCTGTTTGGGTGAAAAACCCCAGTGCCGCGAAAAATTTACGCAAATTTGGCACCATTCATTACATCTCCAAACGCTTAAACTACGTCTCCATGTATGTAGACGCCGAACAGTTTGATGAAACCATCAAGATTATGGAGCGTCTGCACTTTGTGACCAAAATTGAGCGTTCGCATCGCCATGAAATTCCGATTGAGTACAATAATGCCAAGCCGGATAAGGCGAAGGAATACGACTACAAACAGGAAAAGCATCAGCTCATGGCTATAACGGACTCCCTTCTGGGAGATAATGAATTACAACCAGCGGGAATTACGAATTAA
- a CDS encoding protease complex subunit PrcB family protein → MLHAWYGLLLAASLTLTGQPFSIDHPTPTTPMVESADGLQSVHAPYPPAVQDALRSVRKSGGHSVVRADQKTYVVIGAGQRPTGGYRLVAERVEKTGTHGYIIHVREQKPAAGAMKTQVISYPTLVVAVPDNQAQVKVIFS, encoded by the coding sequence GTGTTACATGCATGGTACGGTTTACTTTTGGCTGCATCCTTGACTCTGACTGGTCAGCCGTTCTCTATAGATCATCCTACCCCAACCACACCTATGGTGGAAAGCGCTGACGGTTTGCAGAGCGTTCATGCTCCATATCCGCCTGCTGTCCAAGATGCTTTGCGCTCTGTTCGTAAAAGTGGCGGACATTCCGTCGTACGAGCCGACCAAAAAACATACGTCGTCATTGGCGCCGGACAACGCCCAACCGGCGGGTATCGCCTCGTCGCAGAACGTGTGGAAAAGACAGGCACACACGGATATATCATTCATGTCCGCGAGCAAAAGCCTGCTGCCGGTGCGATGAAAACACAGGTAATCAGCTACCCAACTCTGGTCGTGGCTGTCCCTGACAACCAAGCTCAAGTCAAGGTTATCTTCTCATAA
- a CDS encoding 5-oxoprolinase subunit PxpA: MIHLDINCDLAEGYGRGRQAEDLGIMKWITSVNIACGLHAGDPHIICRTIEAALRHGVKIGAHPGYPDIHGFGRRSMNLSVREVYELVLYQVSALAGMTRALGGELHHVKLHGALYNEAAERPELAEAVARAISDIDEELIVYALSGSALVEAGLEHGLQVAEEVFADRAYLPTGRLAPRELEGSVLISKEEQMEQTRQLVLKQKVQTVDGSSIALAADTLCVHCESPDVLQFLVELHRWSKQNDIKLEAITPR, from the coding sequence ATGATACATTTGGATATTAACTGTGATTTGGCAGAGGGCTATGGCCGTGGACGGCAGGCAGAGGACTTGGGCATCATGAAATGGATTACTTCCGTAAACATTGCCTGTGGTCTTCATGCTGGAGATCCCCATATTATTTGCCGGACCATCGAGGCAGCCCTGCGACATGGCGTCAAAATCGGCGCTCATCCCGGTTACCCGGATATTCACGGCTTCGGACGTCGTTCCATGAATCTTTCGGTGCGCGAAGTATATGAATTGGTATTGTATCAGGTGTCTGCTTTGGCCGGAATGACACGTGCACTCGGAGGAGAACTGCACCATGTAAAGCTTCACGGTGCGCTGTACAATGAGGCGGCAGAGAGGCCGGAGCTGGCGGAAGCCGTAGCCCGTGCAATTTCAGATATTGACGAAGAACTGATCGTCTATGCTTTGTCGGGCAGCGCCCTGGTCGAAGCTGGTTTGGAGCATGGTCTGCAGGTGGCAGAAGAAGTATTTGCAGACCGCGCCTATCTGCCCACTGGCCGGCTGGCGCCGCGCGAGCTAGAAGGCAGTGTGCTGATCAGCAAAGAAGAGCAGATGGAGCAGACCCGCCAACTGGTACTGAAGCAAAAGGTGCAAACGGTCGACGGGTCCAGCATTGCGCTGGCCGCAGATACGCTCTGTGTGCATTGTGAAAGCCCCGACGTTCTTCAATTTTTGGTGGAGCTCCATCGTTGGTCAAAACAGAACGATATCAAGCTGGAAGCGATCACGCCGCGTTAA
- the modB gene encoding molybdate ABC transporter permease subunit, translating into MESNLTPLLLSLKVAAISTVVVFISGLLIARFFTQKDFFGKNFLESLILLPIVLPPTVVGFGLLLAFGKNGFLGKWLQDIFGLQIVFTLTGAVIASIVVSFPLMYQSAQAAFTGVDRRLEDAARTMGSSEWRVFWTVSFPLAWPGLLAGLVLSFARGLGEFGATLMLAGYIPGKTDTIPIAIYFAVEAGQMEKAMFWVVVIVALGMGTTVWLNWWSRRSLRRFANTK; encoded by the coding sequence GTGGAATCTAATCTGACTCCCTTGCTTCTCTCCCTCAAAGTGGCCGCTATCTCGACGGTTGTCGTATTTATTAGCGGGTTGTTGATCGCCAGATTCTTTACCCAGAAAGATTTTTTCGGTAAAAACTTTTTGGAATCACTCATCTTGCTGCCCATTGTCCTGCCACCTACTGTGGTAGGCTTTGGGCTTTTACTGGCATTTGGGAAAAACGGCTTCCTCGGGAAGTGGCTGCAGGACATATTTGGTCTGCAGATCGTCTTTACCCTGACGGGGGCTGTTATTGCCTCCATCGTCGTCTCCTTTCCCCTGATGTATCAGAGTGCCCAGGCTGCATTTACAGGGGTCGACCGGCGTTTGGAAGATGCTGCCCGTACGATGGGTTCATCGGAGTGGCGCGTCTTCTGGACTGTCTCCTTTCCCCTTGCTTGGCCCGGACTGTTGGCCGGCCTCGTCCTCTCCTTTGCGAGAGGATTGGGCGAGTTTGGAGCGACGCTGATGCTCGCCGGATACATCCCTGGGAAAACGGACACCATTCCCATTGCGATCTACTTCGCTGTCGAAGCGGGACAAATGGAAAAAGCCATGTTTTGGGTAGTGGTGATCGTTGCCCTCGGCATGGGAACCACCGTTTGGCTCAACTGGTGGAGTCGTCGTAGTCTGCGCCGCTTTGCCAACACGAAGTAA
- a CDS encoding YlbF family regulator, whose product MEALKTVDMAELILQSHELSTMINQSCEVSAYIDAKQEMEADEEAQHLLSLFERKKMQYEDVQRFGKYHPDYDNISKEIRQLKRSIEMLDSVQAFKRAEDALDQLLYEVSRTIADSVSSSIKVPSNNPFLEAKSSGCGGGGSCGCSIKKHS is encoded by the coding sequence ATGGAAGCATTGAAAACAGTGGATATGGCTGAACTGATTCTGCAATCGCACGAGCTGTCGACGATGATCAACCAGTCCTGCGAGGTCTCAGCCTATATAGATGCCAAGCAGGAGATGGAAGCGGACGAGGAGGCACAGCACCTGCTCTCCCTGTTTGAACGCAAAAAAATGCAGTACGAGGACGTACAGCGCTTCGGGAAGTACCATCCCGACTATGACAACATTTCAAAAGAGATTCGTCAGTTGAAACGCTCCATTGAAATGCTGGATTCAGTCCAGGCGTTCAAACGGGCAGAAGATGCGCTCGACCAGCTTTTGTATGAGGTAAGCAGAACCATAGCCGATTCGGTATCCAGCAGTATTAAGGTGCCGAGCAACAACCCGTTTCTGGAAGCCAAAAGCAGCGGTTGCGGGGGCGGCGGAAGCTGCGGCTGCAGCATAAAAAAACACTCATGA
- a CDS encoding ATP-binding cassette domain-containing protein → MLHVNIVKTLPEFTLNAQFSVHDEILVLFGPSGSGKTTILNCVAGLIHPDSGSIHLSDQVFYDHAHNIKLPTKNRNIGYVFQDYALFPHMTVEQNIRYGLKQMPPAVLQELLQTVGIDQLLSKYPHQLSGGQKQRVALVRALATEPQILLLDEPLSALDADTRRQCQDELLRIHEKWRIPILLVTHDREEAERLGDIMLTNKDGCFFHETKNRACSYPS, encoded by the coding sequence ATGCTGCATGTCAATATCGTGAAAACCCTGCCCGAGTTTACACTGAATGCCCAGTTTTCCGTTCATGACGAGATCCTCGTTCTGTTCGGACCGTCGGGCTCTGGAAAGACGACGATTCTCAACTGTGTGGCTGGGCTCATTCACCCAGACTCTGGCTCTATACACCTGTCAGATCAGGTTTTTTATGATCATGCTCACAACATCAAGCTGCCTACAAAAAACCGGAACATCGGATATGTCTTCCAGGATTATGCCCTTTTCCCGCATATGACTGTTGAGCAAAATATCCGCTACGGCTTAAAACAAATGCCTCCCGCCGTGCTTCAGGAGCTGCTGCAAACCGTGGGCATCGACCAGCTCCTGTCTAAATACCCGCATCAATTGTCCGGCGGACAGAAACAGCGTGTTGCTCTTGTCCGCGCCTTGGCAACAGAGCCTCAGATCCTGCTGCTGGATGAGCCGCTCTCGGCACTTGATGCGGATACCCGGCGGCAGTGCCAGGATGAGCTTCTGCGCATTCACGAAAAATGGCGCATTCCCATACTGCTGGTCACGCATGATCGCGAAGAGGCAGAGCGCCTGGGTGATATCATGCTTACAAATAAAGACGGTTGTTTTTTTCATGAAACAAAAAACCGCGCCTGCTCATATCCGTCCTAA
- a CDS encoding helicase-associated domain-containing protein, with protein sequence MHIQQGIEFLSQTTRQLILDEHAKRLSINDNRELADRLTDPQLIEQYWTQTDAGEKEVITLFVTSATRGFFRKKEWEKWVQNRGHVLSAGLNKLRRMGMILTVRKMWGEVGFIMPREVKETFTLCLIQGRQSKESPPETLPYYISAGRGIHLDLFGVLAYLRDSTVPLTQKGQIHRRILLKLAPLLSISDQHVSGWAEAMLPEVKQEGMALTIVLDVAIRLGLVRSQGRMMILDQTVLGEWLAASPKKRWDDLYSLLVEEYLPHESWWDGLVAVMKHAEPDHWHSIQEQIRTLESAGFEVSTSAAELATKEWLHLLLGFGWIQMGESASGEVYWRWNRLPLLPPTERWFIDPSGMVTIPPLVPLLALWELSFFCPLSFAGDLISGELQAKPLQAYLSAGGKEEDVIAVLQRHCVHPLPESLEQLIYLWGRQTRQIQLEPFIRVRTAHPGLLEEIKGLKPFQRFLGMVISPTEFLVTPEQEKEVMALFRKYGYEPFQARKGRTEALAGEETRQGRQEGLFSIPLPWDGFAVENTFPDQLEGMHHYTTLPKMWTQHFQSYHPQTMRTLLQRASELGLDIQAELGNKEVKEGIPRQLSVEMGYWYVSLESGKKKLRCKLDDIQRVRIVLPEYLY encoded by the coding sequence GTGCACATCCAACAGGGTATTGAATTTCTGTCTCAAACCACTCGGCAATTGATCCTGGACGAGCACGCCAAGAGGCTGAGCATCAATGACAACCGTGAGTTGGCAGATCGTTTAACCGATCCGCAGCTTATTGAGCAATATTGGACCCAGACTGATGCAGGTGAAAAAGAGGTTATTACGCTGTTTGTCACCTCGGCAACAAGAGGGTTCTTTCGCAAAAAAGAGTGGGAAAAATGGGTGCAAAACAGAGGGCATGTCCTGTCTGCCGGACTGAATAAACTTCGCCGCATGGGCATGATCCTGACCGTCCGCAAAATGTGGGGCGAAGTCGGGTTCATCATGCCTCGTGAAGTGAAGGAAACATTTACCCTCTGTCTTATCCAAGGCAGGCAATCCAAAGAATCCCCTCCGGAAACGCTCCCTTATTATATATCAGCAGGCAGGGGGATACATCTGGATCTTTTTGGGGTCCTTGCCTATCTCCGGGATTCTACAGTTCCGCTGACGCAAAAAGGCCAGATTCACCGTAGAATTCTCCTGAAACTGGCGCCGCTGCTATCCATTTCCGATCAGCATGTGAGCGGTTGGGCAGAAGCGATGCTGCCTGAAGTCAAACAAGAAGGTATGGCACTTACCATCGTACTGGATGTCGCAATCCGATTGGGCCTTGTCCGATCACAGGGACGGATGATGATTCTGGACCAGACGGTTCTTGGCGAATGGCTGGCTGCTTCCCCAAAAAAGAGATGGGATGATCTGTACAGTCTGTTGGTAGAGGAATACCTGCCACATGAAAGCTGGTGGGACGGTCTGGTCGCAGTGATGAAACACGCCGAGCCCGATCATTGGCACAGTATTCAGGAACAAATCAGAACACTGGAGAGCGCGGGCTTTGAGGTCTCTACAAGTGCTGCCGAGCTTGCGACAAAGGAATGGCTTCATTTGTTACTTGGTTTTGGCTGGATACAAATGGGCGAATCTGCGTCCGGTGAGGTGTACTGGCGCTGGAATCGTCTGCCTCTTCTCCCCCCCACAGAAAGATGGTTTATCGACCCTTCCGGCATGGTGACTATTCCCCCCTTGGTGCCCCTTCTGGCACTTTGGGAGCTCAGCTTTTTTTGTCCGCTCTCTTTTGCAGGCGATCTCATTTCGGGTGAATTGCAGGCAAAACCGTTGCAGGCCTATTTGTCGGCAGGAGGAAAAGAGGAGGACGTCATTGCGGTTTTACAGCGGCATTGTGTCCACCCGCTCCCGGAGTCGCTTGAGCAGTTGATCTACCTGTGGGGAAGACAGACCCGTCAGATTCAGCTTGAACCGTTCATCCGCGTCCGTACTGCACATCCGGGCTTGCTGGAGGAGATCAAGGGACTGAAGCCGTTTCAGCGATTTTTGGGTATGGTGATTTCTCCGACCGAGTTCTTGGTAACACCTGAGCAGGAAAAAGAGGTAATGGCACTCTTCCGAAAATACGGGTATGAGCCGTTTCAGGCGAGAAAAGGTAGAACAGAAGCTCTGGCAGGCGAAGAAACACGGCAGGGAAGACAAGAGGGGCTTTTCTCGATTCCGCTTCCTTGGGATGGATTTGCGGTCGAAAATACATTTCCTGATCAGTTGGAGGGGATGCACCACTACACCACGTTGCCCAAAATGTGGACGCAGCATTTTCAGTCGTATCATCCCCAGACGATGCGAACGCTGTTGCAACGAGCGTCAGAGCTGGGATTGGACATCCAGGCGGAACTGGGGAACAAAGAGGTAAAAGAAGGAATTCCGCGCCAACTCTCTGTGGAGATGGGGTATTGGTATGTATCCCTGGAGAGTGGCAAGAAGAAGCTGCGCTGCAAACTGGATGATATCCAGCGTGTGCGCATTGTGCTGCCTGAATATCTGTACTAG